A single region of the Oncorhynchus kisutch isolate 150728-3 linkage group LG30, Okis_V2, whole genome shotgun sequence genome encodes:
- the fam131aa gene encoding protein FAM131A isoform X1, translating to MIPKSRKSSDMRKAVSIQEIAALARSSLNGISQAMKDHVTKPTSLQGGRVAHLIEWKGWPKPTDSPTDPLHTHFNSYCHLTEGEQEARFAAGVAEQFAIAEAKLKAWASVDDDDDEEEEEADKEFLQNNRNTLTLSTRSDTATSNHEPRVSFQAEVGSIKVPPSISSTIPVGSSSNSLHCDRPTSKNDPAPQQNDRPILESDRASPFPREGELVDGEDQPVPQLETGGGVCIVHKPDWRPRLRSSRFDSCYSTSHSESLGEEEEEDEEGSVFQEGREWHSCQSQRSFFSDRGSSGVASFDEEE from the exons ATGATCCCCAAGTCAAGAAAATCTTCAGACATGAGAAAGGCAGTCAGCATCCAGGAGATTGCTGCTCTGGCCAGATCCTCTTTAAATG GCATATCCCAGGCGATGAAGGACCATGTGACCAAGCCCACGTCCCTGCAGGGTGGCAGGGTTGCCCACCTCATAGAGTGGAAGGGTTGGCCCAAACCCACAGACTCCCCCACggaccccctccacacacacttcAACTCCTACTGCCACCTCACTGAGGGGGAACAGGAGGCGCGCTTCGCTGCAG GAGTGGCAGAGCAGTTTGCTATCGCTGAGGCAAAGCTGAAAGCCTGGGCTTctgtggatgatgatgatgatgaggaggaggaggaagctgaCAAAGAGTTTCTCCAGAACAAcagaaacacactcacactctctacCCGCTCAG ACACCGCAACGTCCAATCACGAGCCCCGAGTGTCATTCCAGGCTGAGGTTGGCAGCATTAAAGTTCCACCCTCTATCAGCTCAACCATTCCCGTTGGCTCTAGCAGCAACAGCCTGCATTGTGATAGGCCCACATCTAAGAATGACCCAGCTCCACAGCAAAACGACCGGCCTATTCTAGAGAGTGACCGGGCTAGCCCATTCCCCAGAGAGGGGGAACTAGTGGATGGCGAGGATCAGCCTGTACCACAGCTAGAGACCGGTGGAGGTGTCTGTATCGTCCACAAGCCTGACTGGAGGCCGAGGCTCAGAAGCAGTAGGTTTGACTCCTGCTATTCAACCTCTCACTCTGAGTCtcttggagaggaggaagaggaagacgaaGAAGGGAGTGTGTTTCAGGAAGGTAGAGAGTGGCACTCCTGCCAGAGCCAGAGAAGCTTCTTCTCCGACAGAGGCTCGTCGGGAGTCGCGTCATTCGATGAGGAAGAgtag
- the fam131aa gene encoding protein FAM131A isoform X2: MIPKSRKSSDMRKAVSIQEIAALARSSLNGISQAMKDHVTKPTSLQGGRVAHLIEWKGWPKPTDSPTDPLHTHFNSYCHLTEGEQEARFAAGVAEQFAIAEAKLKAWASVDDDDDEEEEEADKEFLQNNRNTLTLSTRSGVLTLCSSLRHRNVQSRAPSVIPG; the protein is encoded by the exons ATGATCCCCAAGTCAAGAAAATCTTCAGACATGAGAAAGGCAGTCAGCATCCAGGAGATTGCTGCTCTGGCCAGATCCTCTTTAAATG GCATATCCCAGGCGATGAAGGACCATGTGACCAAGCCCACGTCCCTGCAGGGTGGCAGGGTTGCCCACCTCATAGAGTGGAAGGGTTGGCCCAAACCCACAGACTCCCCCACggaccccctccacacacacttcAACTCCTACTGCCACCTCACTGAGGGGGAACAGGAGGCGCGCTTCGCTGCAG GAGTGGCAGAGCAGTTTGCTATCGCTGAGGCAAAGCTGAAAGCCTGGGCTTctgtggatgatgatgatgatgaggaggaggaggaagctgaCAAAGAGTTTCTCCAGAACAAcagaaacacactcacactctctacCCGCTCAG GTGTTCTGACTCTTTGCTCCTCCCTCAGACACCGCAACGTCCAATCACGAGCCCCGAGTGTCATTCCAGGCTGA
- the LOC109874971 gene encoding chloride channel protein 2, whose amino-acid sequence MHETRRDIPHFYSLCYTKDGGAQLTVRDRSLEEDKHTEGTELPDEGNMYGRYTQELGVYAKEEAARLRDGGGLRRVTSVRSRSAELLEYEKDPCAKCHVCTSRCQKFLISRVGEDWIFLILLGLVMALVSWVMDYAIAFCQQAQKWMYGGLDSNMLLQYLAWVTYPVVLITFSAGFTQILSPQAVGSGIPEMKTILRGVVLKEYLTFKTFVAKVIGLTCALGSGMPLGKEGPFVHVASLCAALLSKFLAALFGGLYKEEPFEGNKNELRNTEMLSAACAVGVGCCFAAPIGGVLFSIEVTSTFFAVRNYWRGFFAATFSAFIFRVLAVWNQDEETITALFKTRFRLDFPFDLQELPAFAILGIACGFGGALFVYLNRLIVECMRKQKTINKFLLRNSSLHVRRLVYPAMVTLIISTLTFPPGFGQFMAGQLTQHESLVALLDNRTWCRQGVAEEFDYISHSHAWKHPQVNVFITLILFIVMKFWMSAVATTMPVPCGAFMPVFLIGAAFGRLVGETMAVMFPDGIHADGSVYPIVPGGYAVVGAAALSGAVTHTVSTAVIVFELTGQISHILPVMIAVILANAVAQSLQPSLYDSIIRIKKLPYLPELGMGHHEKYNIRVEDIMVRDVRYITLSSSYREVQEVLMTGQLKTLALVESTDSMILLGSIERSQLQSLLSLQLGPTRRLDHLRRHAQDNGTHTHTLGAHTHLDTMDSPPSPPCTHTHSYTSNSSNTSARHGVRFLISTEESSFSAAVSNSQLPLKSAMKTVPTIHNTETPNSIHTLSINRDTPTPSPLSGSQQTLSCGDPERELLESPAEPEAPESRGPKRVRISMAAESPEVEDDMTTNEIAEWEEQQLDEPVDFNNCKIDPAPFQLVERTSLHKTHTIFSLLGLDHAYVTSTGRLVGVVSLRELRKAIEGSVTVTGVKVRPPLASFRDSGNTTSVSEVTELHKLWNRHRGLSLPREPTPPDMEDQLDVMDEETPVHFIQDQSDMEFETIPTDNTDPPSELVLQESLSITEDQTEEFILECSPSHTDESELACDFDPSHLPETDELEPAKEHGTPPHGTTPQNIEQMDQSELQCKRSPNRTEDQSE is encoded by the exons tgtgtaCGTCTCGCTGTCAGAAGTTCCTGATCTCGCGTGTGGGCGAGGACTGGATCTTTCTCATCCTACTGGGTCTGGTCATGGCCCTGGTCAGCTGGGTGATGGACTATGCTATCGCCTTTTGTCAgcaag CTCAGAAGTGGATGTACGGGGGACTGGACAGTAACATGCTCCTGCAGTACCTGGCATGGGTCACCTACCCAGTGGTGCTCATCACTTTCTCAGCAGGGTTCACACAGATACTGTCCCCGCAGGCTGTGG GTTCGGGTATCCCAGAGATGAAAACCATTCTGAGAGGCGTAGTGCTGAAGGAATATCTCACCTTTAAAACCTTTGTGGCCAAAGTTATTGGGCTGACCTGTGCTCTGGGCAGTGGCATGCCCCTGGGAAAGGAG GGCCCGTTTGTTCATGTGGCCAGTCTCTGTGCAGCCCTCCTGAGCAAGTTTTTGGCTGCCTTGTTtggtggactctacaag GAAGAGCCCTTTGAGGGAAACAAG AATGAGCTGAGGAACACTGAGATGCTATCAGCAGCGTGTGCAGTGGGGGTAGGCTGCTGCTTCGCTGCCCCCATTGGAG gtgtgCTCTTCAGCATTGAGGTAACGTCTACGTTCTTTGCGGTGAGGAACTACTGGAGGGGCTTCTTCGCTGCCACCTTCAGCGCCTTCATCTTCAGAGTATTGGCTGTGTGGAACCAGGACGAAG AGACCATCACAGCCCTCTTTAAGACACGTTTCCGCCTGGACTTCCCCTTTGACCTCCAGGAGCTGCCAGCCTTTGCCATCCTGGG gaTTGCGTGTGGTTTTGGTGGGGCTCTCTTTGTCTACCTGAACAGACTGATAGTAGAGTGTATGAGGAAACAGAAGACAATCAACAAGTTCCTGCTCAGGAA CTCCTCGCTCCATGTCAGACGTCTGGTGTATCCTGCTATGGTCACCTTGATCATCTCAACCCTCACCTTCCCCCCTGGGTTTGGACAGTTCATGGCTGGACAG CTGACGCAGcatgagtccctggtggcgttgTTGGACAACCGAACATGGTGTCGGCAGGGCGTTGCCGAGGAGTTTGACTACATCAGCCACTCCCATGCCTGGAAACACCCCCAGGTTAACGTCTTCATCACTCTCATCCTCTTCATCGTCATGAAG TTCTGGATGTCTGCAGTAGCTACCACCATGCCTGTGCCATGTGGGGCCTTCATGCCAGTTTTCCTCATTG GTGCGGCATTTGGACGTTTGGTAGGCGAGACCATGGCAGTCATGTTCCCTGATGGCATCCATGCTGATGGCAGTGTCTATCCTATAGTGCCTGGCGGCTATGCTGTAGTGG GTGCAGCGGCGTTGTCGGGGGCAGTGACTCACACGGTGTCGACAGCAGTCATCGTGTTTGAGCTGACGGGTCAGATCAGCCACATCCTGCCGGTGATGATAGCGGTGATCCTGGCCAACGCCGTTGCCCAGTCCCTCCAGCCCTCGCTATACGACTCTATCATCAGGATCAAGAAACTACCCTATCTCCCTGAACTGGGCATGGGGCACCACGA gaaGTATAACATCCGTGTGGAGGACATCATGGTTAGAGACGTGCGTTacatcactctctcctcctcctaccgaGAGGTACAGGAGGTCCTGATGACTGGACAGCTGAAAACACTGGCCCTGGTTGAGTCCACAG acTCTATGATCCTGTTGGGTTCTATAGAGCGCTCCCAGCTCCAGTCACTCCTGTCCCTCCAGCTGGGTCCAACGCGCAGGCTCGACCACCTCCGGAGGCACGCCCAGGacaacggcacacacacacacacactgggcgcGCACACACACCTGGACACCATGGACAGTCCCCCCAGCccaccctgcacacacacacactcctacacctCCAACTCCTCCAATACCAGCGCACGCCATGGGGTTCGCTTCCTG ATCTCAACAGAGGAGTCCTCCTTCAGTGCAGCTGTGTCCAACTCTCAGCTGCCACTCAAATCTGCAATGAAAACTGTCCCTACTATTcacaacacagagacacccaACAGTATACATACTCTCTCAATTAATAGAGACACGCcgactccctctcctctgtcaggCTCTCAGCAGACCCTTTCCTGTGGTGACCCTGAGAGAGAGCTACTCGAG AGCCCGGCAGAGCCAGAGGCTCCTGAGAGCAGGGGGCCCAAACGAGTCAGGATCTCCATGGCGGCG GAGTCCCCTGAAGTAGAGGATGACATGACCACAAACGAA ATAGCAGAGTGGGAGGAGCAACAGCTGGACGAGCCAGTGGATTTCAACAACTGCAAGATAGACCCCGCCCCTTTTCAGCTTGTGGAGCGGACATCTCTGCATAAG actcacACCATCTTCTCCCTGCTGGGACTGGACCATGCCTATGTGACCAGTACAGGGCGGCTGGTGGGCGTGGTCTCCCTCAGGGAG CTGCGTAAGGCCATAGAGGGTTCAGTGACGGTGACAGGGGTGAAAGTTCGCCCCCCTCTGGCCAGTTTCCGTGACAGCGGCAACACTACCAGCGTTTCCGAGGTGACAGAGCTGCACAAGCTTTGGAACCGCCACAGAGGCCTCTCGTTACCACGGGAACCCACCCCGCCCGACATGGAGGACCAATTGGACGTTATGGATGAGGAGACCCCTGTCCACTTCATACAGGACCAATCAGATATGGAGTTTGAAACCATCCCCACTGACAATACGGACCCGCCATCGGAATTGGTCCTTCAGGAAAGCCTCTCAATAACAGAGGACCAAACAGAGGAGTTTATCTTAGAGTGCAGCCCTTCCCACACTGACGAATCAGAGCTGGCCTGTGATTTTGACCCCTCCCACCTCCCTGAGACTGACGAATTGGAGCCGGCGAAGGAACATGGAACCCCACCACATGGAACCACACCCCAGAACATAGAGCAAATGGACCAATCAGAACTGCAGTGTAAGCGAAGTCCCAACCGCACTGAGGACCAATCGGAATGA